The following proteins come from a genomic window of Deltaproteobacteria bacterium:
- a CDS encoding cupin domain-containing protein, translated as MLLRHHSEVAPVTYGDEAKGVEMRPLITEQEGAPTFALRLFTLAPGGHTPLHQHPWEHEVYVLAGSGSVHGAEGERPLRVGDAVFIGPGELHQFRSQAGMQFICCIPHPPR; from the coding sequence ATGCTGCTCCGCCATCACAGTGAAGTGGCACCGGTGACCTATGGCGATGAGGCCAAAGGGGTCGAGATGCGCCCGCTCATCACCGAGCAGGAGGGGGCACCGACGTTTGCCCTGCGGCTGTTCACGCTCGCGCCCGGCGGCCATACGCCGCTGCACCAACACCCCTGGGAGCACGAGGTCTACGTGCTTGCCGGCAGCGGCAGCGTGCACGGCGCCGAGGGTGAGCGGCCGTTGCGAGTCGGCGACGCCGTGTTCATCGGCCCGGGCGAACTACACCAGTTTCGCAGCCAGGCCGGCATGCAGTTCATCTGCTGCATTCCGCACCCGCCGCGCTGA
- a CDS encoding CoA-binding protein — protein MGVLVHKDFEFIVQGITGREALNFTRECLEYGSKIVGGVTPGRGGREVYGVPVYDTVREITAKRKVDGTVITVPLAFAPDAAFEAIDAGIKLLVIITEGIPRRDASAIIEYANLHGARVIGPNCLGIIVPDVCRFGSLGGPAVDCRKAFKPGIVGVMSRSGGMTTEICNALSQAGLGESTAISIGGDPIIGSTYAELMPLFEKDPETKAIVIYSEPGGTAEAELARWAQEHKSRLPIVAFVAGRFMDEMPGMSFGHAGTVVEKKVDSPADKIRRMRVAGISVAEEIGDIPGLVKERLRAAGA, from the coding sequence ATGGGCGTTCTCGTTCACAAAGATTTCGAATTCATCGTCCAAGGCATCACCGGACGTGAGGCGTTGAACTTCACCCGCGAGTGCCTCGAGTACGGCTCCAAGATCGTCGGCGGCGTCACCCCCGGTCGCGGCGGACGCGAGGTCTACGGCGTGCCCGTCTACGACACGGTGCGTGAGATCACCGCCAAGCGGAAGGTGGACGGCACGGTCATCACGGTGCCGCTCGCCTTCGCCCCCGACGCTGCCTTCGAGGCCATCGACGCCGGCATCAAGCTGCTGGTCATCATCACTGAAGGCATTCCGCGCCGGGACGCCTCGGCGATCATCGAGTACGCCAATCTCCACGGCGCGCGGGTGATCGGGCCGAACTGTCTGGGAATCATCGTGCCGGACGTCTGCCGTTTTGGCAGCCTGGGCGGGCCGGCGGTGGATTGCCGCAAGGCATTCAAACCCGGCATCGTCGGCGTCATGTCGCGCTCGGGCGGGATGACGACCGAGATTTGCAACGCGCTGTCGCAGGCGGGTCTGGGCGAGAGCACTGCAATCTCGATCGGTGGTGATCCGATCATCGGCTCGACCTATGCAGAGCTGATGCCGTTGTTCGAGAAGGACCCCGAGACCAAGGCGATCGTGATCTATTCCGAGCCGGGCGGCACGGCGGAAGCCGAGTTGGCGCGTTGGGCGCAGGAGCACAAGAGCCGGCTGCCGATCGTCGCCTTCGTGGCCGGCCGCTTCATGGACGAGATGCCGGGGATGAGTTTCGGACACGCCGGCACGGTGGTCGAGAAGAAGGTGGACTCGCCGGCGGACAAGATTCGCCGCATGCGCGTGGCCGGGATCTCGGTGGCGGAAGAGATCGGCGACATCCCGGGGCTGGTGAAAGAGCGTTTGCGGGCGGCGGGAGCGTAA